The genomic DNA GACCCAACTCTTCAATCTGGAACACAGAATTAAAAAACTTAATTCTGTATTTATTGGTCAATAATGTATTTCACAACTATAGATTAAAGGACAACAGACGCCCCCAAAAGCCATAAGTGACTAAGATGGCAGGTTTTTGAGATATTTACCTGTAGAGAATACACTTTTTTATGCATCTTCTTCCACAGCTGCCAGTGTCGATCGAGTTCTGAACTAATGTCGGCCGCTGCCAATCCGCACAGGATGACGACGAGCAGGCTCCGAAACATATCTGGATCTGGTTAAGGAGGAACTTGGTCAGTGGAAACAAATGCCTTTTGTGTGTTCTGATTGGACAGCTGCAGcaggcccccccaaaaaaaactccAGGTGAGGACAACTAACATTTTAGAAACAGTTGAAATATCACTcgacaaaaaaatcattgcatTAGCAAAGTTTATGCTACagatatttacataataatttGATAAGCTGGCCTGGTGGACAACATTAATACTCTATCAGGTGCTATACAGTCAGTGTTAAGCTCTAAATCTGATACTGATGTGGACACTAAAACACGAGACCTACCTGAGCAGATGACCTGGGAAAACCATTGCTCAATCTAGAAGAGTCTTCATTTATCCACCTCCCACTCACTGCACCTGCAACTCATTGACCCtgaaatcacagatttttcggtgggggggggggggggcagtggaaaCAAGTACCTGATCATCTGGAGTTGTGTTTCAGTCCAACATTTACTCCcctttagttcttttttttggcctctACCAACTCccgagggaaatatctggctcttcgGCTTGCTGTTTGGTGCTGTCAGTAAGTACTAGTACTATTTATTCACCGTAGTGGCCTTGCGACaacacagctcctcctccacatcctccctTTCTACCATTTGTTTCAGTCGATGAATTGAACCAATTCAAATTTTTAGAAAAGgtgtgatgtttttctgttccGCGCTCTCAATTAATTCAACGTGAGTCCAAGTTTTTTTTACGACAATCGAATAGGAAAGAGTCACACCAATCGTTGTGCCACCACTTGGAGAAAAACAGTGCGatctgaggaagaaaaacaaggaaagtgAGAAAGGTGAGACGCAGAATGCAAACGAGACTCCTCTCAAATATACCACGTAACGAAATATTCTAtatctttgtttctttcattgtcATCAAGAGATTTATTCAATCCAAGTACATTTCAACACAATGAAAAGATAGCAATATTTTAATAAACGGATCAAATAGGCTATATAAAATACAGTGTAAAACCTCTGAGatataaaattacaaaaggGTACAAAGCAaggaatcctttttttctttctttcaagaattcaaaacacaaataacaaagGCTTCCAAAGTAGATGAACAATTTTGTGAAATTGACTTTCAGCCAGCAGTTTCAGTTAAACCTTCATACCACAGGTCTCTGATATTTAACTGAACAATCACTTCCTCTGAGAAATGATTCCGGTGACGGGCCACGTTTTCACAGTGTAGGATAGACTGCGAAGCTGGCGATGCCGCAGAGGTTGTTCTTATTCCTCGCTAGTCGGATGAAGCCTTCCTCTCCCCACGCAGTTCCCCAACTGAAaccacaaaaatatttgatacTGGCCATACATTGAGACTTTGTGGTACATACATGAAGTCACATTTGAAGTGAGGTGATTTCTACAGGTCAACCCTTCTCACCTGTTTTTCACCAGCCAGTAGTCCTGACCTTTGTCTGTGCCGTAGCCCACGACGAGGACAGCGTGATTTATAAACCTTGGGCTGCAGCTGGGGACGTTGTATAAACCTAGAAGGTTGATAAGTTTAGTGTCATATTACAGTAGATAAGAAAACTAAGTGTCCAACAGCCCTTCATTACGCTGACAATGGCATTACTGATTACGTCCTGTAAAAAACTCATCCCTACTCAAAATACAAGTATGATAAACTCTGTACATACAGAACATAGATATTGTCAACGTCGAGCGTTCCCATTTTTACAATAGCTAAACCTTAAACTTGTTagattttgtcacttttttggAGAGTTGTGACGGTAAAGAGCTGTTGAACCCGCCTCACCTCCTCTGTACAGGTGGAACGATGGCAGCATGGCGTTCACGGCCACAGCGACGGGTCCAACTGAAGCCACAACTTCCTGCAGAgccctctcgtctccttgtggAAGGATGTGAAAATCAGAGCAGTGTCCGGCCTTTCCTTTGACGGAATAACGACATTTCGCGTTCTACAAAGAGAAATGAGATTGTTTGATCAGGGAAATGCACATCTTTACACATTTTTCAGCAAAGTTACAGTCaataaatattatacatatgtttatttaataaatacTCCAGATAGAATACATATCCAATCACAACATTATACAGTATCTATTCTTCATGCAATCCCACTGCATGTGTGATGTAAAGATTGATATGCAAATTAGAAATTCACGTCAAGGTTCCAGCTGTAAGATATAACAATCACAAAAGTTATTCCCATAAACCATATACTTGTGAATGTTGCATTGCATGGTtctaaaatgagaaaataaagaaaatctaaaatatattttaaaaatactgcaggaaaataaagaaaggaagaaataaaCTAACAAATAAACTAACAAGAAACTGTCTCGATTGAAGCAAATaaaagggaaacacaaacaaacaaatatattttgtaaatgttatgtatttgtgaagatcTGACTCAAAAAGTAATATCCGCCCTCTCACATTGGTAAAGAAGTCATGCTTCCGAAGCCCAACCTGGTGCTCGTAGGGGTAAGACCTCTCTGAGTCGACGCCTCGGTTGCGGATGACGTAGCTGTAGGCTTTGGAGATGTAGCCTCCTCTGCACCCCAGGTTCCCATCGATGGTGCTGCAGTCCACCAGGTTCTGTGCACTCAGGGGAACGAGGACACCCGTTTGCTTCTTCATCTGCCCCTCGAGTGCCCCCAGAGAGCTGAAGGCCCAGCAGGACCCACATAACCCCtcatgaggaaaaacacaaaggagaaCGTCAAACATTACAGCAccactttgaatttttttttaagattgcGCTCCATGTGCTTCTTTAAATATCTGGTCTTACTTGGTTTTGGACAGGACTGACCAGGCCCGTCTTCCTCCAGTCCACAGTCTGAGGTGTCGACGAGCCACTCGCTTCCTTAAAAGTGTCATTTCTGAAATGAACGCGCTCCTCCGGCTTCAAGCCGTTCAGCTTCTCATTGATCTCCTCAGCTGTCTTGATAGAAGAAGAGGGCTGGTAAACATTTGTGTATGaaatgcacatgaaaaaaaccatTACCGATCTTTAGAATCATTTTCCCTTTGAATATTCTGTATTAACAGCAGTTTGGGGATGCAGTAAAATATGTGCAGCATTTCCGTGTGCACTTCTTCTGATTCTTATCGGAACTTTATTTTTCCCAGTGATCGAATCTTTTAATTTAGACAAGGTGTTTTCAAATCCACCAGGATTGTTTGTGCTGCACAATCCTGCTGTAACCTGGTGTCAGATTTGGATCTCATCCCATAACACCTTTATTTATctccaaagaaaaaataagacacCGTCCCTTGGGATCTGACTGAAGGCCAAAAGCTCCAATGTGTCCAAAACACTGTTTCCAGTTTCCTGCAGAGTTCACGCGTCACAGCCAACAGGCTCCACTCCTCCGGCTCCCTGCCGTCTTCAGGCTCAAAATATGAAACCTCCTCTCTCCAGTGCAGCCTGGTAAACGCCCTCCGTCCTGAGTGAATCTACCTTTTTACTCAGCAAAACCTTCATTCCCACTCAGATAAAGCCTTTCTTTtaatcatcatttttctttacaggTGATACATAATTGTTAAACATTTTGTATTCCTACATCAgcgttatttgttttttccccctcagtttGAAATCCGCATTTCTTTAAATGCTACAACTGAAATTGCCATTTCACAACAGCAGTATTGTAGACATAGTGATGATATGGAACAAAATGCAGTCCCATTGTAATTTGGAATTTCTTGCAGTTTTTGTATATAGAGAACATGCAAATTTATATAACTTTGACAGATTTCCCGCATGTGCTGTAGGTCATATAACAGCCCTGATTGTCCAGATTGGCCCAGCGTGTACTGGATTAAATTAATCAGATTGTATAAAGTAAGATTAGAGCTGTTCTGTAAATTAAGGGTTTAAATTAAACCCACAGGGTGCAGGTTTACATGCAGATTAACACTGTTGGTCGGTCGACCATCTTGTACCGACGAAGGTCATTGAGGGTGAACTCACTTTAGGTCAAGATGAGTTTTTCTGCTCACGTCCTGGGACGGAGAGAAGGTCAGCGTGGTGATTCAACATGTGAAGacctgtgtttttgtcatgtaGCTTGTAGCCACCAGAGGTCTCACGCTTACATCTCTGTCCTAAACAAACAGCTTCTGTAATTCCTTTATATTGAATGTTAAGAATTGTCGTTTATTGGGTTTGCTTAGTTATATTACAGTTGGGTCTTTTGCAGTCAGCTTGAAGCTACTTAAGTGAGTTATGAGTTGCACAATACTGCTGCTTTATCCCGCAGCCAAACTCTGATCATGTTAAGCACTTATTCTGTTTACTATTGTCATGTAATCAGAATCAGCCAAACCCTGAATAGACAGCTGTCTCCACGGttgcaaagagaaaaagtgTAGAggtaataaatactttttttttttttttaagtccctGCATGTTCAACTTGTAGCgcaaaaagcaacaacacacTAAAATTACAGACAACAACGGTTGTATGACTTTTTTCTGAGAAATGTTCAGAGATTAACTTGTTAAACAGGATCTGTTAAAATCTGAATAATTATTAATCTGGTTGTTTTTCTATTGCCAAAGACTTTTTGCTGCGTTGAGgtcagtttttctgttttcaccgCTGGATTTCAAAAGTTCACACCCACAGTTAAGCCAGAGCACAATAAAGTATTGAACTGAATTAAATCACCTGTAATACAACACATTTGAATAAGccttctctctctatatatatatatctacccATTATGTCAAATTCTACATTTCTGCTTTGAGAAAATGCAGCTCTGACGTTATTTAAATGTTACAGAGGAGTCATCTTTAAGAGGTGTCTGTTGTTCTTTGATAATgtctggaaagaaagaaagaaagaaaggaaaaaagatcaGCTTTGGTGCTGGAGCAGAATCCTACCATGTCTGCCAGGTGGTTCAGTCCCAAAGTGAAGCTGTGTTTTCCTACTGAAGCCTCCTGGTTGTGTCTCAGCACCAAGTGCACGTTCTTCTGCCACGCTGCTCTCCTGAAGCTGCTCTCCACCTGAAAGCAAAACGCAGATGTGTACGATCCGTCTATGCCGGTGTGAGTGTCTGCgtgcatgtgcagtgtgtgacaACAGCAAAGTCCTACCTCATTATCATAAACCTTGCCATGTCCATCTTTCCACTCTTCCCACATCTTATTTGAAGCAGCTGAAGAGTGGCCGAGGACCAGAGAGGCCGAAAGCAACACCGCACACAAAATGGGCATCCTGTAAAGGAACGCAGAAGAACCGGTCACATTATGTGAAGAGTTATGACCCCTTGTGATCAAACTATTTGATCAAatctataaaataaataaataaataatcttgCTACAGCTTTTTGATTGTGAGGACTTTCTGCTTGACCTTGTCTGACAGCGTTGGTCTGCAGACAACACTTCGTCTGGGAACTTGtgaagtgctttaaaaaaaaaaaaaaagcttttaattaCACAAGCAAGGTCGTTgccaggatttaaaaaaaaaataatgttatgaTTTAGACCAGATGGCAAAAAATTGACAGACATTTTTCAGCTAACTGTCTAAATgtaaaccgggggggggggggtttgttagCATCAGCCTCTCTGTCAACAGCTGCTGATTAACTTCAGTGTGATATGCACAGCAACCTTGATTAAAGACCTATGCTGCCACAGTGCACAACAATTGCATAAAGTCTAAAGGGAACAAGATGGAgcctgaaagtaaaaaaaaaacaaaaaactgtaaacttTATAAACAAGGCTCACCTCAAAAATCTCTGAGCGTCTTTCTCTGCCACACAAAAAGCAGCTCAACAATCCAAGTTGTACCATTGCGACAAATGAGAAGTTTACCTTGATGCAGAATAATCCGCAGGGGTTATTTCGTCCCGAGGAGAAAGTGCAGCCGTTTTGAACGAAACGGAGCAccttcacacaaaaaagaggaagtatTGTTTCCTACAAGCGCacggtttggtttttttgtcagtgCTTCTGCTCTCTGGCTAGTCATGTGAAGCTAATTTGCAACCAGCTGCAGTGGCTCAAAACATCCTTCCAGTACGAGACGTGGAAAGTGACCTAAGTTGCATGATCGAAAGATATTTAGATGAATCTGCATGTGGAAGACGTacaagtgggaaaaaaaaccttgatgtGAATATAAAGTCATGAAGTCTATAGCAAATCACAGGATGATTTGTAATAATCATTGAGTGTTAAATAGTTTAAGTTGAATCTGTCAAAGCTCTGGTTTTTGCCCTATTGGCTCATATTTGTTGCCATATTTGTGTGAATACTTGCTCAAAGTTTTCTGTTCGTGTGGGAGTGAACCCCCAccactgtttctgtgtgtgcataggttcgaaaaacaaaataacaactacaacaacaaaaagaaaacagaaagcaTTTTCATTGATAtcgtgacattttatttttagcttaACATACAAGCTGTTGCTGTTAAGTAAAAATGTTGATGATTTGGAGAGTATTGTCCTACAAAGCAGGCGTAATGATGGATAGTTGGCTGTTATTTTAATATACCAATGAGCCTCAGGTACGTGGTTTATAAATACTCATCTCTGAGCTGATATAAATTCAGGACCAAGGGGGAAACATCTGGCCTGGTGACGAAGTCTGCCCACAACACGTGCTCGTCTATTTCTTGGCCTGGAGCAGTGTTTTGTTGTCACTATGCGGTTGACCAGCAAGATAATCAACCATCAAACcacaacaattattttttacacactgcattctgtgcagataaaaaaacaaacaaagcaaacaaaagcaaGATATGACAGTATGATAATATATTAGTTAGTGAGCTTCAGAGAAGCTGGCCGGCTAATTTTGTTACCTCAAGACAAGGCCGCTTCCCACTGTTTCcaatctttatgctaagctattCTTCAAATTGACCATACAGACATAAGAGCAGTATCGGTTGTCTCAACTcagcaaataaataatatgaaaatatgaattgatattcattcatttatctaCTTTATAACATCTAATAGAGACAAGGAAAAGTccaaaaatacagtttatttcAAAAGAAGGAATTACCCAGATGAATCCCAGTTATAGTCATCACTACATGGGACAGCAATGAcgaaacataataaaaataatgataaagcAGGAGGATATTATGTAATGTGGAACTTTGATTTTGGCCGAAGCAGCGATTGGCGTTCATCTCTGATCTTTCCTCTTCCTGACTCCGGGAGTTTCGCTGATGAACACAGCTTCCCCGAGGTACCAGATGGTGAAGCTCCTGACTCAGCACCGGCCTCGTCTTCTGCGGTGATCACGCATCttttctgtcaacacacaccacatactGTAATCCTGCAGCCATACGCAGAGGCAGACAATCCCAACTCAAACACCTGATTGTTATTCTTCTCATCGTTTAAATTCTTATTGAATCCACAGAGTGAGCGTTTGGTCATCGgttggaaaaatgtaattggCAAGGGGAGAAGAGTCTGTTGTGCTGTGAGCAGCTAAAACACAAAGTGTAGAAATTCACAAATAGATGTACACAAACAGTTATTCAAGTCTTTTAGAGACGTTCAATGATATTCAGCCACAGAGGGggagaaacctttttttcttgattagTCAGCACGTACATCTTCCTATTGAAGCTTGACATAGATATACATGGTAAAGCTGATTTTTGAATCGAATCAGTTGATTTGTTCAAAAACACGTGTTGTGTAGTTAACATTAAGATTAACATTAATGGATTCAGGGCAAAAGGGACCTCTGAAAAGAATAAGATTCCCTTATTTACATGGAGTCAGTCTGTTCCTTCACCGATAAGGGTTCGCTTTACTGAACCTCCATTTCACTTATTTATGATGTGTAATTATGCTGTTCAATTAAAAATATGCATTAGCATTAGATTGGACTACTGACAATTGTTTTAAGGTTATTTTTAACCTAACCACCATGCTATGAAttgatgaaaaccaaaaaagtaGCTTGTAATCAGACGACacaagatattcctttattatTAAGTGTGAGTTCTTTGAACTCACTCCCATCTGGTGTTGCCCCTAAATCTCTGCGTTTGGCTGACCTGTGCCTGCCTCCTGTCATCCAGTGCAGCGTGCTGGATGGAGTCCAGGAGCTAGTGCATATAATCCCCCAGCATGCACCGAGCACTCGCGCGTCCAGAGCCAGATTGTTGCTGTTGCCATGAGGACGGCAGAGCAACAGGGGAACCGGGCTGCATCATCGCAGCTTCCACTGGAGTTGAAGATTTCATAATGGGAGGATGAAGCTCTCCCGTTTTGAtccgtctgtgtgtttctctcacgTTGCGGGTTTCATCTGGATCTATTTttgacacaggaaaaaaaagcaacacctGAAAACATACTAATACAATTTTTCTGGGTGTGAAAATGGAGCCGTCAACATGACAAGCCCAGACTGAAGAGACGGTGAGTCACAGTACTTGATTTTCCTCCCACTTACTTACCATTTGCTGCAATTCTGTGCTCTATACGTGACATTATTTGAGTTATCGAGCTTCTGATGTTGAGCCACAAAAAGCGACTGCAATTTAACCTTTGTGCACTATTTCCACTCTCCCACATGTGCTTTCCCAGAGGAGTTCAGGAGCAATCAACCTCCATCATTCACTGCTGTCAACACCAGCACTCAGACTATATACTCCCAAGGTCCACAAATAACTGCATCAAGACAAAATTGCCTCCTGTAAAATAGGATCTTATAGAGGGAGGGGTCAATTCACCGTGCTTCACCCAGTCCTATTATTTTGCTGaaagtttcaaaatgaaacGATTTAAGTGGAAAATCCTCAAATATGTAAGCCTGGGACCGAAATGAATTAGTTTATAGGGATtcaaaaagcacaaaataataacaactctTTAGTAGCAGCGATAATTCATAATTTCAGATTTAACATTTATAat from Scophthalmus maximus strain ysfricsl-2021 chromosome 22, ASM2237912v1, whole genome shotgun sequence includes the following:
- the LOC118292023 gene encoding procathepsin L isoform X4, with protein sequence MPILCAVLLSASLVLGHSSAASNKMWEEWKDGHGKVYDNEVESSFRRAAWQKNVHLVLRHNQEASVGKHSFTLGLNHLADMTAEEINEKLNGLKPEERVHFRNDTFKEASGSSTPQTVDWRKTGLVSPVQNQGLCGSCWAFSSLGALEGQMKKQTGVLVPLSAQNLVDCSTIDGNLGCRGGYISKAYSYVIRNRGVDSERSYPYEHQNAKCRYSVKGKAGHCSDFHILPQGDERALQEVVASVGPVAVAVNAMLPSFHLYRGGLYNVPSCSPRFINHAVLVVGYGTDKGQDYWLVKNSWGTAWGEEGFIRLARNKNNLCGIASFAVYPTL
- the LOC118292023 gene encoding procathepsin L isoform X1, which produces MPILCAVLLSASLVLGHSSAASNKMWEEWKDGHGKVYDNEVESSFRRAAWQKNVHLVLRHNQEASVGKHSFTLGLNHLADMPSSSIKTAEEINEKLNGLKPEERVHFRNDTFKEASGSSTPQTVDWRKTGLVSPVQNQGLCGSCWAFSSLGALEGQMKKQTGVLVPLSAQNLVDCSTIDGNLGCRGGYISKAYSYVIRNRGVDSERSYPYEHQVGLRKHDFFTNNAKCRYSVKGKAGHCSDFHILPQGDERALQEVVASVGPVAVAVNAMLPSFHLYRGGLYNVPSCSPRFINHAVLVVGYGTDKGQDYWLVKNSWGTAWGEEGFIRLARNKNNLCGIASFAVYPTL
- the LOC118292023 gene encoding procathepsin L isoform X2; its protein translation is MPILCAVLLSASLVLGHSSAASNKMWEEWKDGHGKVYDNEVESSFRRAAWQKNVHLVLRHNQEASVGKHSFTLGLNHLADMTAEEINEKLNGLKPEERVHFRNDTFKEASGSSTPQTVDWRKTGLVSPVQNQGLCGSCWAFSSLGALEGQMKKQTGVLVPLSAQNLVDCSTIDGNLGCRGGYISKAYSYVIRNRGVDSERSYPYEHQVGLRKHDFFTNNAKCRYSVKGKAGHCSDFHILPQGDERALQEVVASVGPVAVAVNAMLPSFHLYRGGLYNVPSCSPRFINHAVLVVGYGTDKGQDYWLVKNSWGTAWGEEGFIRLARNKNNLCGIASFAVYPTL
- the LOC118292023 gene encoding procathepsin L isoform X3 — protein: MPILCAVLLSASLVLGHSSAASNKMWEEWKDGHGKVYDNEVESSFRRAAWQKNVHLVLRHNQEASVGKHSFTLGLNHLADMPSSSIKTAEEINEKLNGLKPEERVHFRNDTFKEASGSSTPQTVDWRKTGLVSPVQNQGLCGSCWAFSSLGALEGQMKKQTGVLVPLSAQNLVDCSTIDGNLGCRGGYISKAYSYVIRNRGVDSERSYPYEHQNAKCRYSVKGKAGHCSDFHILPQGDERALQEVVASVGPVAVAVNAMLPSFHLYRGGLYNVPSCSPRFINHAVLVVGYGTDKGQDYWLVKNSWGTAWGEEGFIRLARNKNNLCGIASFAVYPTL